In one window of Microbacterium natoriense DNA:
- the aroC gene encoding chorismate synthase: MLRVLTAGESHGPELIAVMEGLPSGVPVSSVAIQADLERRKLGYGRGSRMKFEQDELTISGGVRHGKTLGSPIALRIGNTEWPKWIEVMNPEPVELTDKSRGRSAPLTRPRPGHADLVGMQKYDFDEARPILERASARETAARVALGAIARAFLGELGIRLVSHTLSIGPVQVPYGSPVPTPDDVDALDADPLRCFDPATSALMVAEVDDAKKDGDTLGGIVEVLAYGLPPGLGSHVQWDRRLDARLAQALMSIQAIKGVEVGDGFETTRRRGSAAHDELFATDDGITRGSDRAGGTEGGMSTGTVLRVRAGMKPIATIPHALRTIDVSTGEDATAHHQRSDVCAVPAAGVVAEAMVAIELANAVLEKFGGDSVRETRRNLESYLEAIPAELRTAPASEAALIAHDERA; the protein is encoded by the coding sequence ATGCTCCGCGTGCTCACGGCCGGCGAATCGCACGGTCCAGAACTCATTGCCGTCATGGAGGGCCTTCCCTCCGGCGTTCCGGTGTCTTCCGTGGCCATCCAGGCCGATCTCGAGCGCCGCAAGCTCGGCTACGGCCGCGGCTCGCGCATGAAGTTCGAGCAGGACGAGCTCACGATCTCTGGCGGCGTACGCCACGGCAAGACCCTGGGCAGTCCGATCGCCCTGCGGATCGGCAACACCGAGTGGCCGAAGTGGATCGAGGTCATGAACCCCGAGCCTGTCGAGCTCACCGACAAGTCCCGGGGTCGCAGCGCCCCGCTGACGCGTCCGCGCCCGGGGCACGCCGACCTGGTCGGCATGCAGAAGTACGACTTCGACGAGGCACGGCCGATACTCGAGCGCGCGAGCGCGCGAGAGACCGCCGCCCGTGTCGCTCTCGGCGCGATCGCCCGCGCCTTCCTCGGCGAGCTGGGCATCCGCCTCGTCAGCCACACGCTCTCGATCGGCCCCGTCCAGGTCCCCTACGGCTCGCCGGTGCCGACGCCCGACGACGTCGACGCGCTCGACGCCGATCCGCTGCGCTGCTTCGACCCGGCCACGTCTGCTCTGATGGTCGCCGAGGTCGACGACGCGAAGAAGGACGGCGACACGCTCGGCGGCATCGTCGAGGTGCTCGCCTACGGCCTGCCCCCGGGGCTCGGCTCCCACGTGCAGTGGGATCGGCGCCTCGACGCGCGTCTCGCGCAGGCGCTGATGAGCATCCAGGCGATCAAGGGCGTCGAGGTCGGAGACGGCTTCGAGACCACGCGTCGCCGCGGATCCGCCGCGCACGACGAGCTGTTCGCCACCGATGACGGCATCACGCGCGGCTCGGACCGTGCGGGTGGCACCGAGGGCGGAATGTCGACGGGCACGGTGCTGCGGGTCCGCGCCGGCATGAAGCCCATCGCCACCATCCCGCACGCCTTGCGCACGATCGACGTCTCCACCGGCGAAGACGCCACAGCGCATCACCAGCGCTCCGACGTGTGCGCGGTGCCCGCCGCGGGCGTGGTCGCCGAGGCCATGGTCGCGATCGAGCTGGCGAACGCCGTGCTCGAGAAGTTCGGCGGCGACAGCGTCCGCGAGACCCGCCGCAATCTCGAGAGCTACCTCGAGGCCATCCCGGCCGAGCTGCGCACCGCTCCGGCTTCCGAGGCGGCGCTCATCGCGCATGACGAGCGAGCCTGA
- a CDS encoding acyltransferase family protein, with the protein MSRSPIRIPPDRDLSIDFVRAICLPIVVLLHAFQMGIDGEPLRAFNALAEWKPLAGITWIGMIMPTFFIAGGFAGITTWRRLRHRGETAGEYIRVRALRLARPVLLAMVGVLVTIGAMAALGADPEFLRSFAFRLAEPLWFIAVYAICTSCVPLMARFHHRAAWATYFTLATLVVVIDLAGKYLGVPLGALNWLFLWLFVQQLGFGVRDQWYSRRPAWLLLALALVAYALIGVAVFGMGYDPDMIANLNPPTVVLLLLGLAQVYLFTLLQPAIRALMRRRAVLVTIGALGIYGMVVYLWHTVAMAVVVGVQLALGLPFPIVLSTEWWITRVPWLLAIFAVITVFCVIIPPIEKRWPAERPRIMPLWAAALCTLLLVAAVGCVLTQGYLTPWTVVAVCALAASIVWLTAGGPGAAQGERMLEDAGVRGIPRE; encoded by the coding sequence ATGTCACGCAGTCCGATCCGGATCCCGCCCGACCGCGACCTCTCGATCGACTTCGTGCGTGCGATCTGCCTGCCGATCGTCGTGCTGCTGCACGCGTTCCAGATGGGGATCGACGGCGAGCCGCTTAGGGCGTTCAACGCGCTGGCCGAGTGGAAGCCGCTGGCAGGCATCACATGGATCGGCATGATCATGCCGACGTTCTTCATCGCGGGCGGCTTCGCCGGCATCACGACATGGCGACGGCTGCGTCACCGAGGGGAGACAGCGGGGGAGTACATCCGAGTGCGCGCGCTGCGACTCGCCCGCCCTGTGCTGCTCGCCATGGTCGGCGTTCTCGTGACGATCGGTGCGATGGCCGCGCTCGGAGCCGATCCCGAGTTCTTGCGCAGCTTCGCTTTCCGGCTCGCCGAGCCGCTGTGGTTCATCGCGGTCTACGCGATCTGCACCTCCTGCGTGCCGCTGATGGCGCGGTTCCACCACCGTGCGGCGTGGGCGACCTACTTCACGCTCGCCACTCTCGTCGTCGTGATCGACCTGGCAGGCAAGTACCTGGGCGTGCCGCTCGGCGCGTTGAACTGGCTGTTCCTCTGGCTGTTCGTGCAGCAGCTCGGCTTCGGCGTGCGAGACCAGTGGTACTCGCGCCGGCCCGCGTGGCTGCTGCTCGCGCTCGCGCTGGTGGCCTACGCGCTGATCGGCGTGGCGGTGTTCGGTATGGGATACGACCCCGACATGATCGCGAACCTGAACCCGCCGACCGTCGTCCTGCTGCTCCTCGGACTCGCTCAGGTGTATCTGTTCACGTTGCTGCAGCCGGCGATCCGCGCGCTCATGCGTCGGCGAGCGGTGCTCGTCACCATCGGAGCCCTCGGCATCTACGGCATGGTCGTGTACCTGTGGCACACTGTCGCGATGGCCGTGGTCGTCGGCGTGCAGCTCGCGCTCGGGCTGCCTTTCCCGATCGTGCTGAGCACAGAGTGGTGGATCACGCGCGTCCCGTGGCTGCTCGCGATCTTCGCAGTGATCACGGTGTTCTGCGTGATCATCCCTCCGATCGAGAAGCGCTGGCCGGCAGAGCGCCCTCGGATCATGCCGCTGTGGGCGGCCGCGCTGTGCACGCTGCTGCTGGTCGCGGCGGTCGGCTGCGTGCTGACGCAGGGTTATCTGACGCCGTGGACGGTGGTCGCGGTGTGCGCGCTGGCGGCGTCGATCGTGTGGCTCACGGCAGGAGGACCAGGGGCTGCGCAGGGCGAGCGGATGCTCGAAGACGCCGGAGTCCGCGGCATCCCGCGGGAGTGA
- a CDS encoding shikimate kinase, producing MTSEPDQLTLVLVGPMGAGKTSVGRRVARRLGVAFIDTDKRVAREHGPIPAIFAQHGEKHFRELEREAVSAALDEGGVVSLGGGAVTDAGTRALLRAHPVVYLTVTPDAVAERITGSGRPLLAGEDPLARWTEIFAQRRDLYDEVATVTFDTSRRPMQRIAEEIAAWRREQR from the coding sequence ATGACGAGCGAGCCTGATCAGCTGACGCTGGTGCTGGTCGGCCCCATGGGGGCCGGCAAGACCAGCGTCGGCCGACGCGTGGCGCGAAGACTCGGTGTGGCATTCATCGACACCGACAAGCGGGTCGCGCGGGAGCACGGACCGATTCCCGCCATCTTCGCCCAGCACGGTGAGAAGCACTTCCGCGAGCTCGAACGCGAGGCGGTCAGCGCCGCACTCGACGAAGGCGGCGTGGTGTCGCTCGGCGGCGGCGCGGTGACGGATGCCGGAACGCGCGCGCTCCTGCGGGCGCATCCGGTCGTCTACCTGACGGTGACGCCCGACGCCGTCGCGGAACGTATCACCGGCAGCGGTCGCCCGCTGCTCGCCGGCGAGGATCCGCTCGCACGGTGGACGGAGATCTTCGCGCAACGGCGCGACCTGTACGACGAGGTGGCCACGGTGACCTTCGACACGTCCCGCCGCCCGATGCAGCGGATCGCGGAGGAGATCGCGGCAT
- the alaS gene encoding alanine--tRNA ligase encodes MKTAEIAQRYLDFFEKNDHLIVPSASLVSDDPSLLFTVAGMVPMIPYLTGVVPAPHPRIADLQKCIRTNDIEEVGRTARHGTFFQMLGNWSFGDYFKEGAIRYAWELLTSSEADGGLGFDEKDLWVTVYETDDEAEAIWRDIIGLKPERIQRLGRADNYWNTGQPGPGGPDSEIFFDRGPAYGKDGGPAADDSRFLEIWNLVFMQDFIENIRGKTEFDIVGELPMKNIDTGMGLERVAFLKQGVENMYETDQVRPVLDRAVELSGRTYGAVHEDDVRFRVIADHVRSSLMLLSDGVRPSNEGRGYILRRLMRRTVRAMRLLGVDEPVFPELFATSRDAMKTAYPVLETDWSTLSASAFAEEETFRRTLAAGSTILDLALDETKKGGGSQLSGSEAFLLHDTYGFPIDLTLEVAEEAGVAVDRAAFDSLMQEQRQRAKADARNRKRQLADVAVYRDLRALGETGFDGYTALEVESRILGILVDGQSVASASEGAIAEVVLAETTLYAESGGQVADKGTIVGPGFELEVLDVQRPVPGLISHTVEVSRGTVAVDDAATTVVDAANRRAARQAHSATHLVHAALRDTLGKTATQAGSLNRAGYMRFDFSWSQALSADTRTEIEEITNRAVQDALEVTTRIVSLDEAKEAGAMALFGEKYGDVVRMVDIGGPWSRELCAGTHVSTSAEIGLVSIVGESSVGASNRRIEALVGQDAFRDLAAERALVSQLSTSLKTPREQLPERIADLAASLKAAEKRIAQFEAKERAGQVPAIADAAVRVGDFHVAAQSLGEIASADDVRDLVLGVRDRLGSAAAVVALGAVVNGRPVVVVATNDAARKAGAKAGALAKRAAGILGGGGGGRDDVAQGGGTDAAALPSALDAVSQELHAA; translated from the coding sequence ATGAAAACTGCGGAGATCGCGCAGCGCTATCTCGACTTCTTCGAGAAGAACGACCACCTCATCGTCCCCTCGGCATCGCTGGTGAGCGACGACCCGTCGCTGCTGTTCACCGTCGCAGGCATGGTGCCGATGATCCCGTACCTCACGGGGGTCGTTCCCGCGCCGCATCCGCGCATCGCGGATCTGCAGAAGTGCATCCGCACCAACGACATCGAAGAGGTGGGCCGCACCGCTCGCCATGGCACGTTCTTCCAGATGCTCGGGAACTGGTCGTTCGGCGACTACTTCAAAGAGGGAGCGATCCGCTACGCCTGGGAGCTGCTGACCTCGTCCGAGGCAGATGGCGGTCTCGGTTTCGACGAGAAGGATCTCTGGGTCACCGTCTACGAGACGGATGACGAAGCCGAAGCGATCTGGCGGGACATCATCGGCCTCAAGCCCGAGCGCATCCAGCGACTCGGCCGCGCAGACAACTACTGGAACACCGGCCAGCCGGGACCTGGTGGACCCGACAGCGAGATCTTCTTCGACCGCGGGCCCGCCTACGGCAAGGACGGCGGACCGGCCGCCGACGACTCGCGGTTCCTGGAGATCTGGAACCTCGTGTTCATGCAGGACTTCATCGAGAACATCCGAGGCAAGACCGAGTTCGACATCGTCGGCGAGCTGCCGATGAAGAACATCGACACCGGCATGGGCCTCGAGCGCGTCGCGTTCCTCAAGCAGGGCGTCGAGAACATGTACGAGACCGATCAGGTCCGTCCTGTGCTCGACCGCGCAGTCGAGCTGTCCGGCCGCACCTACGGGGCCGTTCACGAAGACGACGTGCGTTTCCGCGTGATCGCCGATCACGTCCGCTCCTCGCTCATGCTGCTCTCCGACGGCGTCCGACCGTCGAACGAGGGCCGCGGCTACATCCTGCGCCGCCTGATGCGCCGCACCGTCCGCGCCATGCGTCTGCTGGGCGTCGATGAGCCCGTCTTCCCTGAGCTTTTCGCGACATCCCGCGACGCCATGAAGACCGCCTACCCGGTTCTCGAGACCGACTGGTCGACGCTGTCGGCATCGGCCTTCGCCGAGGAGGAGACTTTCCGTCGCACGCTCGCTGCGGGCTCGACGATCCTCGACCTCGCCCTGGACGAGACCAAGAAGGGCGGCGGATCGCAGCTCAGCGGCTCTGAGGCGTTCCTGCTGCACGACACCTACGGCTTCCCGATCGACCTCACCCTCGAGGTCGCCGAAGAGGCGGGCGTCGCGGTCGACCGTGCGGCGTTCGACTCGCTCATGCAGGAGCAGCGGCAGCGCGCCAAGGCCGACGCCCGAAACCGCAAGCGCCAGCTGGCCGACGTCGCGGTGTACCGGGATCTCCGCGCACTCGGCGAAACCGGATTCGACGGCTACACGGCTCTCGAAGTCGAATCCCGCATCCTCGGGATCCTCGTGGACGGCCAGTCGGTCGCGAGCGCCTCCGAAGGGGCGATCGCCGAGGTCGTGCTCGCTGAGACCACGCTGTACGCCGAGTCCGGTGGACAGGTGGCCGACAAGGGCACGATCGTCGGTCCCGGATTCGAACTCGAGGTGCTCGACGTCCAGCGCCCCGTTCCCGGTCTCATCAGCCACACGGTCGAGGTCAGCCGCGGCACGGTCGCGGTGGACGACGCCGCGACCACAGTGGTTGACGCGGCGAACCGCCGCGCCGCCCGACAGGCCCACTCCGCCACGCACCTCGTGCACGCCGCCCTTCGCGACACTCTCGGCAAGACGGCCACGCAGGCCGGCTCGCTGAACCGCGCCGGTTACATGCGCTTCGACTTCTCGTGGTCGCAGGCCCTTTCGGCCGACACGCGCACCGAGATCGAGGAGATCACGAACCGTGCTGTGCAGGACGCCCTCGAAGTGACCACGCGCATCGTCTCGCTCGACGAGGCGAAGGAAGCCGGCGCGATGGCGCTGTTCGGAGAGAAGTACGGCGACGTCGTGCGCATGGTCGACATCGGCGGTCCCTGGTCGCGCGAGCTGTGCGCCGGCACGCACGTCTCCACGAGTGCGGAGATCGGGCTGGTCAGCATCGTCGGCGAGTCCTCCGTCGGTGCATCCAACCGCCGCATCGAGGCCCTCGTCGGTCAGGACGCGTTCCGTGACCTCGCCGCCGAGCGTGCTCTCGTCTCTCAGCTGAGCACCTCTCTGAAGACCCCGCGCGAGCAGCTGCCGGAACGCATCGCAGACCTCGCCGCGAGCCTGAAAGCCGCCGAGAAGCGCATCGCGCAGTTCGAGGCGAAGGAACGCGCCGGTCAGGTTCCCGCCATCGCGGACGCAGCGGTGCGCGTCGGCGACTTCCATGTCGCTGCGCAGTCGCTCGGCGAGATCGCCTCTGCAGACGACGTGCGAGATCTCGTGCTCGGAGTACGTGACCGTCTCGGCTCGGCGGCGGCGGTCGTCGCTCTCGGCGCCGTCGTGAACGGCCGGCCCGTCGTCGTCGTCGCCACCAACGACGCGGCGCGCAAGGCCGGCGCCAAGGCCGGCGCCCTCGCGAAGCGCGCTGCAGGCATCCTCGGCGGCGGCGGCGGCGGACGCGACGACGTCGCTCAGGGCGGTGGGACGGATGCCGCGGCTCTGCCTTCGGCGCTCGACGCCGTCTCTCAGGAGCTACACGCAGCGTGA
- a CDS encoding shikimate dehydrogenase — translation MSRSRLAVWGDPIAHSKSPLLHAAAYRVLGFDWEYDRRQVTEAEFAGAVRDLDDSWRGLSLTMPLKDEAFRVADSHDAHAELTGVANTLLLGERIEGFNTDVGGIVDALGENGVVAPDAVRLLGAGATAASALVAVSDMGAGRVDVRARRPDRASALVALGEKLGVTVTVSTFDEPASTVELTIASLPGGTALDESVVRPLADHGGVLFDVAYSPWPSALASAWTGGEAIAGLGMLLHQAVRQIRVFAHGDPAAVLPDEAAVVAAMRAVL, via the coding sequence ATGAGCCGCTCGCGGCTGGCGGTGTGGGGCGACCCCATCGCGCACTCGAAGTCCCCTCTGCTGCATGCGGCCGCCTATCGGGTTCTCGGATTCGACTGGGAGTACGACCGCCGGCAGGTGACGGAGGCCGAATTCGCAGGTGCGGTGCGCGATCTGGACGACTCCTGGCGCGGCCTGTCGCTGACGATGCCTTTGAAAGACGAGGCGTTCCGCGTCGCCGACTCCCACGATGCACATGCCGAGCTGACCGGAGTCGCCAACACGCTCCTACTGGGCGAGCGGATCGAGGGGTTCAACACGGACGTCGGGGGAATCGTCGACGCGCTCGGGGAGAACGGCGTCGTCGCGCCGGACGCGGTGCGACTTCTGGGAGCGGGGGCGACGGCGGCATCCGCTCTCGTCGCCGTGAGCGACATGGGGGCCGGCCGCGTCGATGTACGGGCGCGCAGACCGGATCGAGCCTCGGCACTGGTCGCTCTGGGCGAGAAGCTCGGCGTCACGGTCACCGTGTCGACGTTCGACGAGCCCGCCTCCACGGTCGAGCTGACGATCGCCTCGCTTCCCGGTGGGACCGCGCTCGATGAGAGCGTCGTGCGCCCGCTGGCCGATCATGGCGGGGTGCTTTTCGACGTCGCGTACTCGCCGTGGCCGTCGGCGCTCGCGAGCGCGTGGACAGGTGGTGAGGCGATCGCAGGACTCGGGATGCTCCTGCACCAGGCCGTGCGGCAGATCCGCGTCTTCGCACACGGCGACCCCGCGGCCGTGCTGCCCGATGAGGCCGCCGTGGTGGCGGCGATGCGCGCGGTTCTGTAG
- the mltG gene encoding endolytic transglycosylase MltG → MPERESASPQHDPDARLGDLFENLPDPSPQIPVVDDAPPAPGSRRAAREAAAAASGAAAPTAHASASSERPASAEQPASVEQNPPAEPTIAAEPSPPAEAAVTSSAPLPASDAMPVQATAQTEQEAATPIDAAAPAPTSTPTPAAPALGGGLDDLFHDDHDEHPRTPKKKRRTGCLVALIIVLAVLGGLAAGGAWVWNTYGDKISDAMGWGDPKDWEPGLATGEAMVTISEGDTGQPVSAALYEAGVTRTEDVFYDYLLEEDPNATFYPGVYRLQKKMTAAAALEALQNPDNKLENTVSVAEGGTIASILPSIADTMGFPIEELQAAVADPGVYGVAAQSLEGWLFPAVYTFDPGVTSTQVIQRMVDRTRESLAAAGVPDADAERILTIASIIQREGRTDDFAKVSRVIQNRLDIDMKLQMDSTAQYGYGSLHEGVVSSSKEALEDPNPWNTYVNTGLPVTPIASASDAAIDAAMHPTDGPWLYFVTVNLETGETVFSTTYEEHQAAIKQWDAWCKANPDGGCS, encoded by the coding sequence ATGCCCGAACGTGAGAGTGCGTCCCCCCAGCACGATCCGGACGCCCGCCTCGGCGACCTGTTCGAGAACCTTCCCGATCCGTCGCCGCAGATTCCCGTCGTCGACGACGCGCCCCCAGCCCCGGGCTCCCGTCGCGCCGCACGCGAGGCCGCAGCGGCTGCGTCTGGCGCCGCGGCTCCGACCGCTCACGCCTCCGCGTCTTCCGAGAGGCCCGCGAGCGCCGAGCAGCCCGCGTCGGTCGAACAGAATCCTCCTGCGGAACCGACGATCGCTGCCGAGCCGTCGCCGCCCGCCGAAGCAGCGGTCACGTCGTCAGCGCCGCTCCCGGCATCCGATGCGATGCCCGTTCAGGCGACCGCTCAGACGGAGCAGGAGGCAGCGACGCCAATCGACGCCGCTGCACCGGCGCCGACATCGACACCGACGCCAGCCGCTCCTGCTCTCGGCGGCGGGCTCGACGACCTGTTCCACGACGACCACGACGAGCATCCCCGCACGCCGAAGAAGAAGCGTCGCACGGGCTGCCTCGTGGCTCTCATCATCGTGCTCGCCGTCCTCGGCGGGCTCGCAGCGGGTGGCGCGTGGGTGTGGAACACCTATGGCGACAAGATCAGCGACGCGATGGGCTGGGGCGACCCGAAGGACTGGGAACCGGGTCTCGCGACAGGCGAGGCGATGGTGACGATCAGTGAGGGCGACACAGGACAGCCGGTGTCCGCCGCGCTCTACGAGGCCGGCGTCACGCGCACCGAAGACGTGTTCTACGACTATCTTCTCGAAGAAGACCCCAACGCGACCTTCTACCCGGGTGTGTACAGGCTGCAGAAGAAGATGACGGCCGCCGCCGCGCTCGAGGCTCTGCAGAACCCCGACAACAAGCTCGAGAACACCGTGTCGGTCGCGGAAGGCGGCACGATCGCGTCGATCCTGCCGAGCATCGCCGACACGATGGGCTTCCCGATCGAGGAGTTGCAGGCTGCCGTCGCCGACCCCGGTGTGTACGGAGTCGCCGCGCAGTCTCTCGAAGGCTGGCTGTTCCCGGCCGTGTACACCTTCGACCCAGGAGTGACCTCGACGCAGGTGATCCAGCGCATGGTCGACCGCACGCGCGAGTCGCTCGCCGCTGCCGGCGTGCCGGATGCCGACGCCGAGAGGATTCTCACGATCGCGTCGATCATTCAGCGCGAGGGCCGCACGGACGACTTCGCGAAGGTGTCGCGCGTGATCCAGAACCGCCTCGACATCGACATGAAGCTGCAGATGGACTCGACCGCGCAGTACGGTTACGGTTCGCTGCACGAGGGCGTCGTCTCGAGCTCGAAAGAAGCCCTCGAGGATCCGAACCCGTGGAACACCTACGTCAACACCGGGCTCCCCGTGACGCCGATCGCGAGCGCGAGCGACGCCGCCATCGACGCGGCCATGCACCCGACAGACGGCCCCTGGCTCTACTTCGTGACGGTGAACCTCGAGACCGGTGAGACGGTGTTCTCCACCACCTACGAAGAGCACCAGGCGGCGATCAAGCAGTGGGACGCCTGGTGCAAGGCGAACCCAGACGGCGGCTGCAGCTGA
- the rpsD gene encoding 30S ribosomal protein S4, which produces MTTKSQDRRKVRLSRALGVALTPKAARYLEKRPYAPGEHGRTKRKADSDYAVRLREKQRLREQYGIREKQMRNTFNEARRTEGLTGENLVELLEMRLDALVLRSGFARTTAQARQLVVHRHILVDGQLVDRPSFRVKPGQLVHVKAKSEGTEPFQVAAAGGHAEVLPPVPGYLEVELDKLQARLLRRPKRAEVPVTCEVQLVVEYYAAR; this is translated from the coding sequence GTGACCACGAAGTCCCAGGACCGCCGCAAGGTGCGTCTCAGCCGCGCCCTCGGCGTCGCTCTCACCCCGAAGGCCGCACGCTACCTCGAGAAGCGTCCCTACGCTCCGGGCGAGCACGGCCGCACCAAGCGCAAGGCAGACAGCGACTACGCCGTCCGCCTTCGTGAGAAGCAGCGTCTGCGCGAGCAGTACGGCATCCGCGAGAAGCAGATGCGCAACACGTTCAACGAGGCCCGCCGCACCGAGGGCCTGACGGGTGAGAACCTCGTCGAGCTCCTCGAGATGCGTCTCGACGCCCTCGTGCTGCGTTCGGGCTTCGCCCGCACCACCGCGCAGGCTCGCCAGCTCGTCGTGCACCGCCACATCCTCGTCGACGGCCAGCTCGTCGACCGCCCGTCGTTCCGCGTGAAGCCGGGTCAGCTCGTCCACGTCAAGGCCAAGAGCGAGGGCACCGAGCCCTTCCAGGTCGCAGCAGCCGGCGGTCACGCCGAGGTCCTGCCTCCCGTTCCGGGCTACCTCGAGGTCGAGCTCGACAAGCTCCAGGCTCGTCTGCTCCGTCGCCCGAAGCGCGCCGAGGTCCCCGTGACCTGTGAAGTGCAGCTCGTCGTCGAGTACTACGCAGCTCGCTGA
- the ruvX gene encoding Holliday junction resolvase RuvX → MSGFRRGVRLGIDVGKARVGVARCDPDGMLAVPVETVPRSESSIDRLVELSVEYEPLEFVVGLPVNMRGDDTASTVDAREFAAAVHERTGIPVRLVDERLSTVTAHAALRSSGRTQKNSRSIVDQVAAVVLLQQAIDTEKSTGRAPGSMIPLDEESR, encoded by the coding sequence GTGAGCGGGTTCCGTCGCGGCGTGCGGCTCGGGATCGACGTCGGCAAGGCGCGGGTCGGCGTCGCTCGCTGCGATCCTGACGGCATGCTCGCGGTGCCGGTCGAGACCGTGCCGCGCTCGGAGTCGTCGATCGATCGTCTCGTAGAGCTCTCGGTCGAGTACGAGCCGCTGGAGTTCGTCGTCGGTCTGCCCGTCAACATGCGAGGAGACGACACCGCGTCGACCGTGGACGCTCGGGAGTTCGCTGCCGCGGTGCATGAACGCACCGGCATCCCTGTGCGTCTCGTCGACGAGCGGTTGAGCACGGTGACCGCTCACGCCGCCCTTCGTTCTTCGGGCAGAACCCAGAAGAACTCTCGTAGCATTGTGGATCAGGTCGCCGCGGTTGTGCTTCTGCAGCAGGCGATCGACACGGAGAAGAGCACGGGAAGAGCTCCCGGCTCCATGATTCCGCTCGATGAGGAGTCCCGCTGA
- a CDS encoding replication-associated recombination protein A, whose protein sequence is MTSAAALLSGQTPLAVRMRPISLAEVAGQKHLLRAGSPIVALADPAAASPGAVSIILWGPPGTGKTTLAQAIARSSGRRFVELSAITAGVKDVREVMQEAITQRDLYGQTTILFLDEIHRFTKAQQDALLPGVENGWVLLIAATTENPSFSVISPLLSRSLLLTLQPLTDDDIGLLIDRAVTDARGLNGAVTLADEARSSLIRLASGDARRALTGLEAAAAVALSNAGDDKNPAVSGDDVAQAVDKALLRYDRQGDEHYDVISAFIKSIRGSDPDAALHYLARMIEAGEDPRFIARRLVISASEDVGLADPQALTIAVAAADAVAFIGMPEGRIPLAEATVYLATTAKSNAAYEGINAAIADIRAGGFGRVPVHLRDAHYPGAKRLGHGRGYVYPHDSEFGILPQQYLPDELEGRRYYEPKNLGAERDITARLEKIRRILDDR, encoded by the coding sequence ATGACCTCCGCCGCCGCGCTCCTCTCCGGGCAGACGCCGCTCGCCGTGCGTATGCGGCCGATCTCGCTGGCCGAGGTCGCCGGGCAGAAGCATCTGCTGCGCGCCGGCTCGCCGATCGTGGCGCTGGCCGACCCGGCCGCCGCCTCGCCGGGAGCGGTGTCGATCATCCTGTGGGGACCTCCCGGAACCGGCAAGACGACGCTCGCTCAGGCGATCGCCCGCTCGTCCGGCAGGCGGTTCGTCGAACTCTCGGCGATCACGGCGGGCGTCAAGGACGTGCGCGAGGTCATGCAGGAGGCGATCACGCAGCGCGACCTGTACGGGCAGACGACCATCCTGTTCCTCGACGAGATCCACCGGTTCACGAAGGCCCAGCAGGACGCGCTGCTCCCGGGTGTCGAGAACGGCTGGGTGCTGCTCATCGCGGCGACGACCGAGAACCCCTCGTTCTCGGTGATCTCGCCGCTGCTGTCGCGGTCGCTCCTGCTGACCCTGCAGCCCCTCACCGACGACGACATCGGCCTCCTCATAGACCGCGCCGTCACTGATGCGCGCGGACTGAACGGCGCGGTCACGCTCGCCGACGAGGCGCGATCGTCGCTGATCCGGCTCGCTTCGGGCGACGCACGCCGCGCTCTCACCGGGCTGGAGGCCGCGGCCGCGGTGGCGTTGTCGAACGCAGGAGACGACAAGAATCCGGCCGTCAGCGGCGACGACGTCGCGCAGGCCGTCGACAAGGCGCTGCTGCGCTACGACCGGCAGGGTGACGAGCACTACGACGTGATCAGCGCCTTCATCAAGTCGATCCGCGGATCCGACCCCGATGCGGCTCTGCACTATCTGGCACGCATGATCGAGGCAGGGGAGGACCCGCGCTTCATCGCGCGGCGACTGGTCATCTCGGCGTCGGAAGACGTCGGGCTCGCCGATCCGCAAGCGCTGACGATCGCTGTCGCCGCGGCCGACGCCGTCGCATTCATCGGCATGCCCGAGGGGCGGATCCCGCTCGCCGAGGCGACGGTGTACCTCGCGACGACAGCGAAGTCGAACGCCGCCTACGAGGGCATCAACGCGGCGATCGCCGACATCCGCGCGGGTGGATTCGGACGCGTGCCGGTGCATCTGCGCGATGCGCACTACCCGGGGGCGAAGCGACTCGGGCACGGGCGCGGATACGTGTACCCCCACGACAGCGAGTTCGGCATCCTTCCCCAGCAGTACCTCCCCGACGAACTCGAGGGTCGCCGTTACTACGAGCCGAAGAACCTCGGAGCCGAACGCGACATCACTGCGCGGCTCGAGAAGATCCGCCGCATCCTCGACGACCGCTGA